In a genomic window of Gambusia affinis linkage group LG04, SWU_Gaff_1.0, whole genome shotgun sequence:
- the LOC122829451 gene encoding uncharacterized protein LOC122829451, with protein MEVPPSRSSSTSDCKSLCLPPLDSPDAPPTPDSIDAGSEASWRPASSSPCSLMEAPRVSLGLGLGLGLGLSPGVLVGGTSWRERAQTESSLRRLLPTLDALLQQLDRVNMATDDVYHIECRLERTQRKRRRSRRERGEDTHDRKSESKRGGKGDDKDVKERRTGKEKHTRGRKEKKTELPREPATKKTPVATPIPFSKPRPTLASAQPHISQSSATDKPTTSTSTLHNPPSKTVLVGPYNLLTNPPSAPTIFDQW; from the coding sequence ATGGAGGTCCCGCCGTCCCGCTCATCCTCCACCAGCGACTGCAAGTCCCTGTGTCTGCCCCCGCTGGACAGCCCGGACGCCCCGCCCACGCCGGACAGCATCGATGCTGGCTCAGAGGCCTCGTGGCGTCCAGCCTCCTCCAGCCCCTGCAGCCTGATGGAGGCGCCAAGGGTCAGTCTCGGCCTGGGTCTGGGTTTGGGCCTGGGTCTCAGCCCGGGAGTGCTGGTAGGGGGCACGAGCTGGAGGGAGAGGGCGCAGACTGAATCCTCTCTGAGGAGGCTGCTCCCAACCCTGGACGCTCTCCTGCAGCAGCTCGACCGAGTCAACATGGCGACAGATGATGTTTACCACATCGAGTGCAGGCTGGAGCGGACTCAGCGGAAAAGGAGGCGCAgcaggagagaaagaggagaggaCACTCATGACAGGAAAAGCGAGAGTAAGCGAGGAGGGAAGGGAGACGACAAGGACGTGAAAGAACGAAGGACGGGAAAAGAGAAGCACACCAGGggcagaaaggagaaaaagactGAACTTCCTAGAGAGCCTGCTACCAAAAAGACTCCGGTCGCCACGCCGATTCCCTTTTCAAAGCCCAGACCTACATTGGCCTCCGCACAGCCCCACATCTCGCAGTCATCGGCCACAGATAAACCCACCACGAGCACTTCCACTCTCCACAACCCACCCTCCAAAACAGTTTTagtgggaccttacaacttactgaccaaCCCCCCCTCCGCACCAACCATTTTTGACCAGTGGTAA